The Paenibacillus spongiae nucleotide sequence AGGCGCACGCGAAGCTGTTAAGCATGGTGTCAGATCGAACGATCAAATCGGCTCAAGTTTTTATTGCCTCTATACCCATTTTATGCGTGTACCCGTTTTTGCAAAAATATTTTATATCGGGCATTATGCTCGGTTCCGTGAAAGAATAGATAGGTCAACGCAGAAAGAAGCAGCCAAGTAGCTGCTTCTTTCTTTATCATACTGCCACATGAAATTACAATTTGATTTCAACGCCCTTGGCGGATGATTCACTGGTAGCGAGCAGCGCCTCCAAGGTGTTTAAGTTGTCGCGGCCCGAAATAGCCGGCTCGCGTTCTTCCCGGATCGATTGCGCGAATTCGGCAAGCACGCCATGAATGCTTTCTTTCTCCGGAACGACAAACGGCACACGGGTTTTGGTCTGCGCGGCGTCAACGACATATACACCGTATCCTTCGCCCAAATCATCCATATAGACGGAGCCTTGCTCGAACTGGATTTTCCACACGCCTTCCCATGGCACGGGGATTCCTTTGGCCAGCAAGCTTGCGAGATAGAATACATTAATCCCGCTCTCGGTTTGATAGACCGCATTTACGTTAGGATCGCCTTTGTAGCCGCTATCTGGATAGTTCCAGGTTTTGCCCCAAACGCTTGCGATATTGCTGTCCAGCAAGAAGCGCATCATATCGATATGATGGACGGACATCTCCAGGAGAATATAATTGTCCATCTCACGTTGATAGCCTTTACCGTTATGATCGAAGAAGAATTGAGACTGAACAAACTGTATGCTGCCTAATCCGCAATTCTGGATCGTCTGTTTCAATGTGGCCACGCTCGGAAGATAACGATAGTTTTGGCTGATCATCAAGCTCCGGTTTCGTTCGGCCGCCAGCTGAACGAGCTCCTTGGCATCTTCCATTGTCAGCACGAAAGGCTTCTCGATAAGAACATGGAGGTTCTGTTCCAACGCTTCCTTGGCGATCTGATAATGAACCGGCGAGATTGCAGTGATAAATACGGCATCGGCGTCCAGTTCACGGAAGGCCTTCTTGTAATCCGTGTACAGGATTTGTTTGGAGAGCGAAAACTCTTCAGCGTACCCTTCCAAAACTTCAGCATTCAAATCGACTAACCCGGCGTATTCAAAATCGGGGGATGGCATGACAAAGCTTGCGCCGACACCTCTTCCATGCATGCCTAAACCGACTTGAATGATCTTCAAGCTCATTGCCGTTCCCCCTTATTGCGATATAAATATCCGATCTTGCCGCCCGGCGGCAGGACGCCGTAGATATATACAGCTGTCATTTCCTCGGTTACGATCAGAGAGTGCTCCTGTCCTTGCTCCGTCAATACGATATCTCCCGGACCGATTTCATAGGTGTCGCCTTCGGTTGTGCAAATTCCTCTTCCGCTTACGATGATCCAATATTCATTGCATTCGTGATAATGCAGCGGAACTTCCTGTCCCACCTGCAGGTGATTAATCCCGTAATGATTGATCTCGCTCCATTGTGGAAACAACTCCAGATCCTGCTTGTCTACGCGAATGACCGGCATAATAACTGCACCTCTCCATCCTAAAGTGTATGAGCCCAGCAGTTCTAACTAGAAGTATGGGCCTAATATATATATGGTTTCGCTACTATACTACAACAAAGAGAGAAAATCATCAAAGTAAGTTCTCCGTCGATAGATGTGTTGACTTAATTTCAATTTTCCGTATACTGAAAATATGAAAAATTTAAATTCCAAGTCAGCTAATCTAGCTAAATACATTGCAAGAGAATTAATGAAATGCGAGGTCGGTTCCAAAATACCGACCACGCCAGAATTGGCGGGCATGTTCTCCGTCGGGTTCGGTACGGTGGATAAAGCGATGAACGCTTTAAAAGAAACCGGAGCCATCAAGCTGCAGTCCAAGGGTCAGCTCGGAACCATTATGCTGGAGAAGAATGCTGCCGCATTATGGTCCATAATCGATCAGGGGCCGCTTGTCGGATCGCTGCCGCTGCCCAAAACAATTGAATACGAAGGACTTGCTACCGCACTGATCGAGATGTTTAACGCGAAGCAGGTGGAATGCAATCTGACCTTTAAGAATGGGGCGACATTACGGGTTAACCAGCTGCTGGAGCAGCAATGCGATTTCATTATGATGTCGCAGCTGTCTGCTGAACAGGCCTGTGAGGAGTACTCGAATCTGCGATTCATCAGCATTGAAGGCGATAACAGCTATTACAGCGATCTGATCGTCCTGCACCGGAAAGACAATTCGCCTGACATGGAGCAATGGCGAATCGGTCTGGACCCGGCGTCTTACGATCATATCGCTTTGTCGGATCAGCTTTTCTCGTCCAACGAGAAAATAAACATCCATTACGGCAACATTCCTTACTTGATTGCAGACGGCATCATCGATGCCGCAATATGGCATAGCAGCCAGCTTGTACCAACCTCATTGATCGAAATACTTGCGGTCAAGAGAGTGGATCAACCGCAATCGAATTCAGATAAAAGCATGGCGGCCGCTATTGTGATCAATAAGGAACGGAAAGAAATCCATGCATTGTTCGATGAGCTATGTGATGTTGAGCTGATCGGCAAGATTCAGCAGGAAGTCATTACGAGGAAACGGTCGCCGATCTACTAAGTTAGATCGGCTGCATCCGAAGACCTATGAAAGGAATTGTTTACATGATTAAAACGAATACAGAAATAACCGATGTTGTTGTACTTGGAGGGGGAGCTGCTGGCGTGATGGCAGCTGCGGCTGCAGCGCGAAATGGCGCTAAAGTTCTTCTCGTGGAAGGCCAGAACTGCTTAGGCGGTTCCAGAACGGCTACGGGGGTAGATACCTTCTACGGATTCTTTACACCTGGCAAGAGCCCTAAGAAGATTGTGGGCGGGATTCCCGATGAAATCGTAAATCGGTTAAAGGAAGAGAACAAGCTGTTCGAAAGACAAAATACATATGGTGCCGGCACAGGGCTTACTTATGATGTAGAAGCGCTCAAGATTGCTTATGAAGATCTGGTGCAGAGCTCGGGTTGTCAGTTGTTGTTCCATACAACCGCTTGCCATGTTGAGGCTGAAGACGGAAGAGTGAGCAGCGTGTGGCTGGCCAATAAAGCCGGGATCACGGAAGTGAAGGCCAAATATTTCGTGGATACAACCGGTGACGCCGATATCGTGGCACGGGCAGGCGGACGATTCGATGCCGGTTCCGAAAGCGAGCCGAACCAATCGCTCAGCACGATCTTTTTTATGGGGAACGTCGACTTGGAGAAAGCGAAGACCGTTAGCCATGAGCAGATGGTAAATCTGATGAAGGAAGCGAACGAGAGCAAAGAGTTCCAGCTGCCGAGGATTGATGGCTCGTATCACCGGACGCCTAATCCAGGCGTTATTCAAGCCAATATGGTGAGAGTGAAGAACATTGATGCAACCGATCCTTACTCGTTAACGAAGGCGGAAATCGAAGGCCGGAAACAGGTTCAACAGTACGCTAATTTCTTGAAAGCGAAAGTTGCCGGCTTCGAAAACGCGTTCCTTATGAGCACAAGCCAATACATCGGCGTACGCGAAACGCGGAAAATCGAAGGACATTATGTGCTGACTGAAGACGATGTGGTCAGCGGTCGCAAATTCAAGGATTCCATTGCATGCTGCGGCGCTCCGGTTGAAGATCACAATCCAGGAGAGGGTACGCGTTGGGTATATGTAGCCGATGAAGGACATTATCACATCCCGTATCGCTCATTGGTACCGCAGAAGCTGAAGAACGTCATTGTGGCAGGAAGATGCTTGTCAGCTACGCACGGCGCTCAAGCATCCGCCCGAAATTCAGCTCAGGCCATGGCCATGGGTCAAGCAGCCGGTACGGCTGCGGCCATTGCGTTCGCAACGAACCGTGATTTCGCCGATGTGGACATCGACAAGCTGCGGCAAACACTAGCACAGCAGCATGCAATCATAGACTAGTTATTATGAAGAGGTGATTAAGATGGGACGAGTCAGAACCGTATTAGGAGATATCGACTCCGCGGATTTGGGTAAGGTGTATTCTCACGAGCATCTTATCATTTCCGGCGGACTTGGCGTTATGAAGAAGAAAGACCTCCACCTGAACAGTGTGGAGGCGGCATGTCAGGAAATCGAAGATTGCAAGCAGTATAATATCAAAACCTTCGTCGATATGATGCCTTTAGATTGCGGCAGACATCCTGAGTTTTTGGTTGAAATATCGAAGCGCACGAATACGAATATCATTGCTGTAACCGGATTTCATAAGCCGATGTACTATGACGATATTCACTGGATTTATAACTACTCCGAAGAGCAGATACGCGATTTGCTCGTTGCTGATGTAATGGAAGGCATGGACCGCCACAGCTATAACGGTCCGATCGTAGAACGGATTTCGGCTAAAGCGGGGCTATTGAAAGGCGCTTCGGACTATAACCGGATCAGCCCTGTTTCCAAGAAGCTGTTTGCTTCCGTTGCGGAAGCGCAGAAGATGACTGGCGCTCCGATCTCCACGCATACGGAAGAAGGCACGATGGGGCTGGAGCAAATTCAATTGATGACAGACATGGGCGTTTCGCCGCAGTCCATCATTATTTGTCACACGGACCGCAATCCTGATCTGGATTACCACATCTCCATGCTGGAGAGCGGAGTCTTCTTGGAATATGACAATGCTTCCAGAATCAAATATTGGCCGGACAGCATGATTATCGATCTGATCGTAAAAGTAGTCGCAGCCGGTTATGAAGACCAGATCCTGCTGGGTACTGACTTCGCGCTTCGTTCCTATTGGAAAGCATTCAACGGCGGTCCGGGAATGGCTCATTTGGCAGCTTCCTTTATACCGCGCCTGATGAAGGCGGGACTAAGTGAAGAGACGATTGAGAAGTTCATGGTTCACAATTCGGCCCGTGCGTTTTCGTTTCAAGAGGTATAAGGTAAACGAGGGGGATTGTCGATGAGTGAGGAAACCTTCCAGCTGGATTATATCCCTGGCATGTGTACGAACACGAGTTACCGGATTGGTATTATCGGCAGCGGATTTATTATTAGGGAATGTCATCTACCGGCATACAGGGAAGCAGGATATCAAGTTGTTGGCATTGCATCGCGCATGAAAGCGAATGCGGAAGCAGTCGCTTCCGAGTTTGGAATACCGAAGGTGTACGACACCATACAAGAGCTTCTTGACGATCCATCGGTTGATGTTGTCGACATCGCCGTACCGCCTCACATGCAGCCGGAGCTGATTGCAATGGCTGCCAGGGCAGGAAAGCATATTCTGGCCCAGAAGCCGCTTGCGGTCACGTATAAGGAAGCGGTCGAGACGGTCAGGATTTGTCAGGAAGCCGGCGTTCAATTGCTCGTGAACCAGAACGGGCGCTTCGATCCGGCTGTCATGGCGGCGAAGGATTTGATTCAGAAGGGTATCGTAGGCAAGCCCGTGTACGCAACGATCGAGCTGAGATACAAGCCCCATTGGCAGGAATACCAGAAACAATATGAACGGCTGATGTTCTTGTTCATGGGTATCCATCATCTGGATCAATTCCGTTATTGGTTCGGGACTCCGGAGCGCATCTTCGCTAGCTCAATTCGTCAACCCGAGGGTGAATTTATTGGTGAGTATTCATCCTCCTACATATTGGAGTATGAGAATGGGCTGCTGGCTTCGGCCTGGGATGATGGATTTACTTGGGATGAAGAAAGCTTCGGCGTATTCTATAAAATCGAGGGTACGGAGGGCGTCGTAAGATTGAACATCGGATGGCCGTCCGGCGGTCCAAGCCAAATCTCTTATATGTCCAAGAAGCTGGATTCCCAGTGGCACTCGCCGAAGCTTAGCGGAAGCTGGTTCCCGGGGGCGTTTAAATACACGATGAACGAGATGTTCCGTTCCTTGACGGACGGGAACGAATCGATGATATCCGGCAGAAACAATCTGGAAACGATGGCCATGATGGAAGCCTGTTATGCGTCGATCGAGAAGAAGCGTTCGATTCAGATATCCGAAATCATACAATCCGCTGCATGGCAGTGAGAAGGGGGAGCCAATGACTAAGAATGCCATTATTATAGGCGGTACGAGCGGAATCGGTTTGGCTGTAGCCAAACTATTTCTGGAACAAGGCATGCAAGTTGCCGTCACTGGAAGAGATGAAAGTAAAGCGAATGCGGCTGAAGAAGAACTGCGTACGCTCGCTTCAAGTCCTAGTCAAGTTCAAGCCTTTAGCGCCGATGCGTCCGATCGTGCTTCCATGGAAATGATCTATAATACGGTGATGGAGAAATGGGATACGCTTGATATCCTGGTTCACGTTGCCGGTATTAGCGGTCGCAGGTGGGGAGACGGTCCGCTCGACGAGTGTACCGAAGAAGGCTGGAACGTCGTTATGACGAATAACGTGACCAGCGTGTATCATAGCAATCAATTGGCGCTGCGCTACATGAAGCGTCAGCAATCAGGCTCGATCGTGAACATCTCATCGATCCTCGGGATGCTAGGCGCGCAAGACCACTTCGTTACGCATGCTTATGCAGCAAGCAGAGGGGCCGTCATTTCCATGAGCCGATCTGCAGCCGTATACTATGCCAAGGATGGCATACGGATTAATACCGTATTGCCGGGATTGCTTGATACGCCGATGTCTCAGCGGGCCATTAACAATGATGTGATCCGTGAGGCGCTAACCTATTATCAACCGCTTGCCCCGCATGTCGGTTATCCGCAGGATGTTGCGGCTGCCGTTGCCTTCCTCGCTGGGGATGAAGCCAAATTTATTACAGGCATCGCACTACCGGTGGACGGCGGTTGGCTGGCTCAGTAGATGCTATACGATTACAGCGTTATACGATGAAAGGAAGATGAAGAAATGAGCAACACTCTGGTAAATATTGAATTCGAAACGGATTATTTGGTCGGTGCCCGTAAAGTGATCGATAAGATTGAAGCGACGCAGATGAATGCAATCGATAAAGCGGTTGAAATTTGCTTGAACAGCATGTTGAACCAGAATGTCGTCCATTTGTTTGGAAGCGGTCATTCCCGTATGGCGGTTGAAGAGATGTATCCGCGTTACGGAAGCTATGCCGGCTTCCATCCCATGGTTGAGCTTTCGCTAACGAATCACCATGCCGTTGTAGGTTCCAATGGACAAAGACAAGCCATGTATCTGGAGAATGTCGAAGGATTCGGCAAGGTGATTGTGAACAACTTCCATTATGGCAAGCATGACAGCATCATGATTTTCTCACACAGCGGTACAGGAAACGTAATCATTGATATTGCGCTTGAGATGAAGGAAAGAGGCATTCCGATTATTGCGGTTACATCCCTTGCTCACAGCGAATTGTCCAAGTCGAAGCACTCATCCGGCAAGAAGCTCTATGAACTGGCCGATGTTGTCATCGACAACTGTGCGATTCCTGGAGACGCGATGGTGAAGATCGAAGATTTGGAAACACCGGTAGGACCAGGATCGACGATCGGCAATACGGTCATCGTGAACCTCATCAAGTGCAAGCTTGCCAGTAAGCTGACGGAGAACGGACAGCCTCCTAAGGTTCTCACAAGCGGCCTGATTGTAGGAGAAGAAAAGTCGAAGCAGCTGTTCGAAGATTCATATGAAGAGTACTGGGCCAAAACCCGTTACCTATAATATTCCGTTGAACAAGACACGGGAGCGTCGGCGTGGTGCAGCAAGCTGCATGTTAGCAGCCCATGCCGCCTCCAGGCGTCTTGTATATTCACCGGATAACTAGACGAGGAGTGAAGAAGATGAAATTAGGTTGTATCAATTCTGCCTGGTTTGGGACGCCTGTCGAGTATTTTGAAGGAATTAAGAAAATCAAAGAAATCGGATTCGACACGATCGATATTTTCCCGCAATTCTCCTTTAAGTCCTATGATTTGAAGCGCATTAAA carries:
- a CDS encoding Gfo/Idh/MocA family protein, encoding MSLKIIQVGLGMHGRGVGASFVMPSPDFEYAGLVDLNAEVLEGYAEEFSLSKQILYTDYKKAFRELDADAVFITAISPVHYQIAKEALEQNLHVLIEKPFVLTMEDAKELVQLAAERNRSLMISQNYRYLPSVATLKQTIQNCGLGSIQFVQSQFFFDHNGKGYQREMDNYILLEMSVHHIDMMRFLLDSNIASVWGKTWNYPDSGYKGDPNVNAVYQTESGINVFYLASLLAKGIPVPWEGVWKIQFEQGSVYMDDLGEGYGVYVVDAAQTKTRVPFVVPEKESIHGVLAEFAQSIREEREPAISGRDNLNTLEALLATSESSAKGVEIKL
- a CDS encoding cupin domain-containing protein, producing the protein MPVIRVDKQDLELFPQWSEINHYGINHLQVGQEVPLHYHECNEYWIIVSGRGICTTEGDTYEIGPGDIVLTEQGQEHSLIVTEEMTAVYIYGVLPPGGKIGYLYRNKGERQ
- a CDS encoding YhfZ family protein: MKCEVGSKIPTTPELAGMFSVGFGTVDKAMNALKETGAIKLQSKGQLGTIMLEKNAAALWSIIDQGPLVGSLPLPKTIEYEGLATALIEMFNAKQVECNLTFKNGATLRVNQLLEQQCDFIMMSQLSAEQACEEYSNLRFISIEGDNSYYSDLIVLHRKDNSPDMEQWRIGLDPASYDHIALSDQLFSSNEKINIHYGNIPYLIADGIIDAAIWHSSQLVPTSLIEILAVKRVDQPQSNSDKSMAAAIVINKERKEIHALFDELCDVELIGKIQQEVITRKRSPIY
- a CDS encoding FAD-dependent oxidoreductase, encoding MIKTNTEITDVVVLGGGAAGVMAAAAAARNGAKVLLVEGQNCLGGSRTATGVDTFYGFFTPGKSPKKIVGGIPDEIVNRLKEENKLFERQNTYGAGTGLTYDVEALKIAYEDLVQSSGCQLLFHTTACHVEAEDGRVSSVWLANKAGITEVKAKYFVDTTGDADIVARAGGRFDAGSESEPNQSLSTIFFMGNVDLEKAKTVSHEQMVNLMKEANESKEFQLPRIDGSYHRTPNPGVIQANMVRVKNIDATDPYSLTKAEIEGRKQVQQYANFLKAKVAGFENAFLMSTSQYIGVRETRKIEGHYVLTEDDVVSGRKFKDSIACCGAPVEDHNPGEGTRWVYVADEGHYHIPYRSLVPQKLKNVIVAGRCLSATHGAQASARNSAQAMAMGQAAGTAAAIAFATNRDFADVDIDKLRQTLAQQHAIID
- a CDS encoding phosphotriesterase family protein yields the protein MGRVRTVLGDIDSADLGKVYSHEHLIISGGLGVMKKKDLHLNSVEAACQEIEDCKQYNIKTFVDMMPLDCGRHPEFLVEISKRTNTNIIAVTGFHKPMYYDDIHWIYNYSEEQIRDLLVADVMEGMDRHSYNGPIVERISAKAGLLKGASDYNRISPVSKKLFASVAEAQKMTGAPISTHTEEGTMGLEQIQLMTDMGVSPQSIIICHTDRNPDLDYHISMLESGVFLEYDNASRIKYWPDSMIIDLIVKVVAAGYEDQILLGTDFALRSYWKAFNGGPGMAHLAASFIPRLMKAGLSEETIEKFMVHNSARAFSFQEV
- a CDS encoding Gfo/Idh/MocA family protein, with amino-acid sequence MSEETFQLDYIPGMCTNTSYRIGIIGSGFIIRECHLPAYREAGYQVVGIASRMKANAEAVASEFGIPKVYDTIQELLDDPSVDVVDIAVPPHMQPELIAMAARAGKHILAQKPLAVTYKEAVETVRICQEAGVQLLVNQNGRFDPAVMAAKDLIQKGIVGKPVYATIELRYKPHWQEYQKQYERLMFLFMGIHHLDQFRYWFGTPERIFASSIRQPEGEFIGEYSSSYILEYENGLLASAWDDGFTWDEESFGVFYKIEGTEGVVRLNIGWPSGGPSQISYMSKKLDSQWHSPKLSGSWFPGAFKYTMNEMFRSLTDGNESMISGRNNLETMAMMEACYASIEKKRSIQISEIIQSAAWQ
- a CDS encoding SDR family NAD(P)-dependent oxidoreductase gives rise to the protein MTKNAIIIGGTSGIGLAVAKLFLEQGMQVAVTGRDESKANAAEEELRTLASSPSQVQAFSADASDRASMEMIYNTVMEKWDTLDILVHVAGISGRRWGDGPLDECTEEGWNVVMTNNVTSVYHSNQLALRYMKRQQSGSIVNISSILGMLGAQDHFVTHAYAASRGAVISMSRSAAVYYAKDGIRINTVLPGLLDTPMSQRAINNDVIREALTYYQPLAPHVGYPQDVAAAVAFLAGDEAKFITGIALPVDGGWLAQ
- a CDS encoding SIS domain-containing protein, whose protein sequence is MSNTLVNIEFETDYLVGARKVIDKIEATQMNAIDKAVEICLNSMLNQNVVHLFGSGHSRMAVEEMYPRYGSYAGFHPMVELSLTNHHAVVGSNGQRQAMYLENVEGFGKVIVNNFHYGKHDSIMIFSHSGTGNVIIDIALEMKERGIPIIAVTSLAHSELSKSKHSSGKKLYELADVVIDNCAIPGDAMVKIEDLETPVGPGSTIGNTVIVNLIKCKLASKLTENGQPPKVLTSGLIVGEEKSKQLFEDSYEEYWAKTRYL